The Lytechinus pictus isolate F3 Inbred chromosome 17, Lp3.0, whole genome shotgun sequence genome contains a region encoding:
- the LOC129280796 gene encoding kelch-like protein 38, protein MGCCQSCRRKKARPPSAEIGNFLYPEIPDTGGHPFTEIKEEPSSCEDIIRASPVPPATNSHRQDMTPINNLSFVIRRTPGSTLSLSKRLSMAGNFYRLSRYGSQFSLADSLKTDGSTWTVTSSVAEQKEVDDPNYAAEVLNKLNQFRLEDRFTDFKIFVGNSQFRCHKVVLAATSRFFAHNLADEVTEEGDRIAKDDLVIDAVEPFIVRLLLDYIYSAKLTISNENATKLLAASRQFHMHSSEQACLEFLERQDNRRRESANDLAKLATEYTFEQPYHVNEILLGLNDQRHDGKFVDVRLCVEKEELQCHRVVIATIDEVMEKRMLHTEETGKVTIEDITPSVLRMIVNYTYTSRLEIFEENAREALQLASMMKHSSAIQKCSDYLRGMLDPANCLEIQRTAYENPSCEQLHKAATKYALKCFPEVIKQDQFLQLSPEEVLDYLGDDNLNLRSEEDAFEALMKWVKYKEDERAGYLSDMLMCIRLPYIPPDMLRDKIKTAPLIRDNEGCQFLILEAMEMQQIIREGRSSGDPRMKPRRAFSDVTFVIGGRNKQQTWIRDTCYYDSVRRKWYPLAPYPGNTTEYRVVAHNNDVYVIGGRNEAKKITGDTWKYNSLFNEWSQCNGLVIPRLCHGLGIVQDRIYAVGGRLDSSNEPLHEVERYSRRSNQWKQTESLTYGVVDPVVTAHSRRLYVIGGHMEDTNDILVQCFHVDKSCWTVIRDISLPCEPRVGATLKSKIYLVGGRTEYKVQVYSPHKGEVNTIAEMQHADGHARDLYSMTVTNKKIDVIGGQWTVGDEDDALTISTNSVEQFDPQTNEWTVLGPMPRALTYHGCVTIKKYIGLPKSLLSWVPKTGFHHGR, encoded by the exons ATGGGATGCTGCCAGAGCTGCCGTCGGAAGAAGGCTCGGCCGCCTTCTGCAGAGATCGGAAACTTCCTCTACCCTGAGATTCCTGACACTGGGGGCCATCCATTTACAGAGATCAAAGAAGAGCCATCATCATGCGAAGATATCATCAGGGCATCACCGGTGCCTCCTGCAACAAACAGCCATCGACAGGACATGACCCCGATCAACAATCTATCATTTGTGATCCGAAGAACTCCTGGGTCAACGCTCTCCTTGTCCAAGAGACTCTCTATGGCAGGGAACTTCTATCGCTTGAGTCGCTATGGAAGCCAGTTCAGCCTTGCGGACAGTTTGAAGACAGATGGAAGCACTTGGACAGTCACATCATCGGTTGCAGAGCAGAAGGAAGTGGATGATCCAAACTACGCAGCAGAAGTGCTCAACAAACTCAACCAATTCCGTCTGGAGGATAGATTCACAGACTTCAAAATATTTGTTGGAAATTCTCAATTTAGGTGTCACAAAGTAGTTTTAGCTGCAACTAGCAGATTCTTTGCCCATAATCTAGCAGATGAAGTTACGGAGGAAGGAGATCGAATTGCCAAAGATGACCTTGTCATTGATGCTGTAGAACCGTTTATTGTGCGGTTGTTGCTTGATTATATCTACTCGGCTAAACTCACAATCAGCAATGAGAATGCTACAAAGCTTCTTGCAGCATCAAGGCAGTTCCACATGCATTCATCAGAACAGGCATGCCTAGAGTTTCTTGAGAGACAAGACAATCGAAGGAGAGAATCAGCAAATGACCTTGCAAAGCTTGCCACGGAATACACCTTTGAACAACCTTACCATGTCAACGAAATCCTTCTCGGACTTAATGACCAAAGACACGATGGCAAGTTTGTAGATGTTAGACTATGTGTTGAGAAGGAGGAACTTCAGTGTCATCGGGTTGTCATAGCAACCATCGATGAAGTGATGGAGAAGAGAATGCTACATACAGAGGAGACTGGGAAGGTGACCATAGAAGACATCACCCCATCTGTTCTTAGGATGATTGTCAATTACACCTACACATCTCGTTTAGAG ATATTTGAAGAGAATGCCAGAGAAGCATTGCAGCTAGCCTCCATGATGAAACACTCCTCAGCCATTCAGAAGTGTAGTGATTACTTGAGAGGAATGTTAGACCCTGCTAATTGCCTTGAGATACAACGGACAGCCTATGAGAACCCTAGCTGTGAACAACTCCATAAG GCTGCAACAAAATATGCCTTGAAGTGCTTCCCAGAGGTGATCAAGCAGGATCAATTCCTTCAGCTGTCTCCTGAGGAAGTCCTGGACTATCTTGGAGATGACAACCTCAACCTGAGATCAGAAGAAGATGCCTTTGAGGCGCTGATGAAGTGGGTCAAGTACAAGGAAGACGAGAGAGCCGGGTACCTTTCAGACATGCTCATGTGCATCCGTCTCCCATACATCCCTCCCGACATGCTCCGTGATAAGATCAAGACTGCACCTCTGATACGGGACAATGAAGGTTGCCAGTTCCTGATCCTTGAGGCTATGGAGATGCAGCAGATCATCCGTGAAGGCAGGAGCAGTGGAGATCCTCGCATGAAACCAAGAAGGGCATTCTCCGATGTGACCTTTGTCATCGGTGGACGCAACAAGCAACAGACCTGGATCAGGGACACTTGCTACTATGATAGTGTCAGGCGCAAGTGGTACCCGCTTGCGCCATATCCAGGAAACACTACTGAATACCGTGTAGTTGCTCACAACAACGATGTCTATGTAATAGGTGGTCGTAACGAAGCAAAGAAAATCACCGGAGACACTTGGAAGTATAACTCGCTATTCAACGAGTGGTCACAATGCAATGGGCTTGTTATTCCTAGACTCTGCCATGGTCTGGGTATTGTCCAAGATAGAATATACGCGGTCGGTGGCCGCCTAGACTCCTCGAATGAACCCCTCCATGAGGTGGAAAGATACAGTCGACGATCCAACCAATGGAAGCAGACTGAATCTCTTACCTATGGAGTCGTTGATCCAGTCGTGACCGCTCACAGTCGACGTCTCTACGTCATTGGAGGTCACATGGAAGACACTAATGACATTCTGGTACAATGCTTTCATGTGGATAAAAGTTGTTGGACAGTCATTAGAGACATATCTTTGCCTTGTGAACCAAGGGTTGGAGCCACTCTGAAGAGCAAGATTTATCTTGTGGGAGGAAGAACTGAGTACAAAGTACAG GTGTACAGTCCACATAAAGGGGAAGTGAATACTATAGCAGAGATGCAGCATGCCGATGGCCACGCTAGGGATCTATACTCCATGACCGTCACCAACAAGAAGATCGATGTCATCGGCGGTCAGTGGACGGTAGGTGACGAAGACGATGCCTTGACCATCTCAACGAACAGTGTAGAGCAGTTTGACCCCCAGACCAATGAGTGGACCGTCCTTGGGCCGATGCCTAGAGCCTTGACCTATCACGGTTGTGTGACCATCAAGAAGTATATAGGCCTTCCTAAGTCCCTCCTGAGCTGGGTACCAAAGACTGGATTCCATCATGGTAGATGA